A window of the Oncorhynchus mykiss isolate Arlee chromosome 15, USDA_OmykA_1.1, whole genome shotgun sequence genome harbors these coding sequences:
- the flt3 gene encoding receptor-type tyrosine-protein kinase FLT3, with amino-acid sequence MPMKGKRRVEIAALLLLCALCDGDELQPQRDAPRAQCITTSLTGVWCTLSEAHLNGSGPTRLEVPAGQSLHIIMQSLPGDPVCSWSRGPDPIRGGYSMAIPQTSVSDSGEYSFGCVNCGIISSLTLSLLVGPPLRRPSKPHLKYIPGRRGFLPNFQCSSEGNPKPEIKWFNNLDKTGQGSHGNETSKDSERSNNTEGSKPYYKTTVMCCAINPKGEECSQLYDYDLDSSRSVDDDNEAPEITLSPGQPLLLRCRERENSTTQWLTENQEHVSVYQLSYKGIGMTYLFFESVRVNHSGIYICRSNKNKMKSTHIRVLEKGFISIDQLNESSTISAQEMPGFCLRALVSSYPLLRCHWLGPGGVQTQCPEPTRLWKNRTLELCNPEPGEYQLNLEAGVLNLTKTLSLCVASTPTPTLFQEEDSITCKTNSPLPFNLTWRFCSLSNDSCQSESAAWKEIPAPPPELCDSDQFCHKKVVSSLDRVEVGNHFVKCCIANSVHSQSHCSEPLFNAGTVFQQQRTFKQPSNSSQLLKVSSLVLFLALMLVSVTLLYFLRKKKPQYQSQLQVIQMTGSNDNDYIYINFKDFQYEQKWEFPRENLELGKELGSGAFGMVLQATAHGICNPGISLQVAVKMLKEKHETVEKEALMSELKMLTHIGRHANIVNLLGACTGSGPTYLIFQYCHYGDLLNYLKNNRELYHKSLTEAFTRDRFSRLYHNLPKRSSTGGQESIALLSLTSSPMDNSDGPGIYEKLQEEEEEEALTYDDLLSFSYQVAKGMDFLSSKHCIHRDLAARNVLVSQGGLVKIGDFGLARDIHNDSNYVVRGNVRLPVKWMAPESIFQGMYTMQSDVWAYGILLWEVFSLGLTPYPGIKVDNNFYVMIERGFKMEQPYYASESVYKMMCKCWALEPRGRPHFAKLVAFMGDQLADIEEKLYCNILDKSSNDSLYQNAPVNSDLSVLAKEKEVLLTQSQNQHCKTHSTGEAPTTKTTPSDMDAMEADDDTHL; translated from the exons ATGCCAATGAAGGGAAAGAGGAGAGTTGAGATCG CTGCGCTCTTGTTGCTGTGCGCTCTTTGTGACGGAGACGAGTTGCAGCCTCAGCGAGACGCACCTCGAGCGCAATGTATCACCACCAGCCTGACT GGGGTGTGGTGTACTCTGTCTGAAGCCCATCTGAATGGTTCTGGTCCTACCAGACTAGAGGTCCCTGCTGGACAGAGCCTCCATATCATCATGCAGAGCCTCCCAGGAGATCCTGTCTGCAGCTGGAGCCGTGGACCTGACCCAATAAG AGGGGGCTATTCTATGGCCATACCACAGACGTCTGTGAGTGATTCTGGAGAGTACTCCTTCGGCTGTGTGAATTGTGGCATCATCTCCTCCCTGACGCTCTCTCTACTGGTTGGACCTCCTCTGA GACGTCCGTCAAAGCCACATCTGAAATACATCCCTGGGAGAAGAGGCTTTTTACCAAACTTCCAGTGTTCTTCAGAGGGAAATCCCAAGCCAGAAATCAAATGGTTCAATAACCTTGACAAGACTGG ACAAGGTAGTCATGGGAACGAGACATCTAAGGACTCCGAGAGGTCCAACAACACAGAGGGAAGTAAACCATACTACAAGACAACAGTTATGTGCTGTGCTATTAACCCCAAAGGAGAAGAGTGTTCTCAGCTCTATGACTATG aCTTGGACAGCAGTCGTAGTGTGGATGATGATAATGAAGCTCCAGAGATCACTCTGAGCCCGGGTCAGCCCCTGCTGCTccgctgtagagagagagagaacagcactACACAGTGGCTGACAGAGAATCAGGAACAT GTGTCCGTATATCAACTATCCTATAAAGGAATAGGTATGACCTACCTGTTCTTTGAGTCGGTGAGAGTGAACCACAGTGGCATCTACATCTGCCGGAGCAACAAGAACAAGATGAAGTCCACCCACATCCGGGTCCTGG AGAAGGGCTTCATTTCCATCGACCAGCTGAATGAGAGCAGTACCATCTCAGCCCAGGAGATGCCAGGGTTCTGTCTGCGGGCCCTGGTCTCCTCATACCCTCTCCTACGCTGCCATTGGCTGGGCCCGGGTGGTGTACAGACTCAGTGCCCTGAACCCACACGGCTGTGGAAGAACAG gactcTGGAGCTATGTAACCCTGAGCCAGGAGAGTACCAGTTAAATCTGGAGGCCGGGGTGCTGAACCTCACAAagaccctctctctgtgtgtggcaa gtaCGCCCACCCCCACTCTCTTCCAGGAAGAAGACTCCATCACCTGTAAGACCAACAGCCCCCTCCCCTTCAACCTCACCTGGAGGTTCTGCTCTCTGTCCAATGACAG ctgTCAGTCAGAGTCTGCAGCCTGGAAGGAGATCCCTGCCCCTCCCCCAGAGCTCTGTGACTCAGACCAGTTCTGCCATAAGAAGGTCGTCAGCTCCCTGGACAGGGTCGAGGTGGGGAACCACTTTGTCAAGTGCTGCATTGCAAACTCTGTCCACTCACAGTCACACTGCAGCGAGCCACTGTTCAATGCAGGAACGGTCTTTCAGCAGCAGCGTACCTTCAAACAAC CCTCCAACTCCTCTCAACTCCTGAAGGTGTCCAGTCTGGTTCTGTTCCTGGCTTTGATGCTGGTCAGCGTGACGCTGCTCTACTTCCTCAGGaaaaag AAACCCCAGTACCAGAGCCAGCTGCAGGTGATTCAGATGACGGGGTCTAATGACAACGACTACATCTACATCAACTTCAAAGACTTCCAGTACGAGCAGAAATGGGAGTTCCCCAGAGAGAACCTGGAGCTGG GGAAGGAGCTGGGCTCCGGGGCCTTTGGCATGGTGCTTCAGGCTACAGCCCACGGCATCTGCAATCCTGGGATCTCCCTGCAGGTGGCTGTCAAGATGCTGAAAG AGAAGCATGAGACAGTGGAGAAAGAGGCTCTGATGTCAGAGCTGAAGATGTTGACTCACATCGGACGGCATGCTAACATCGTCAACCTGCTGGGGGCGTGCACTGGCTCAG GGCCAACGTACCTGATCTTCCAGTACTGCCATTATGGGGACCTGCTGAACTACCTGAAGAACAACAGAGAGCTGTACCACAAGTCTCTGACCGAGGCTTTCACCAGGGACCGCTTCAGCAGACTTTACCACAACCTGCCCAAGAGGAGCTCCACTGGAGGGCAAGAGAGCATCGCCCTCCTcagcctcacctcctctcccatgGACAACTCTGATG GTCCAGGGATCTATGAGAAGttgcaggaagaggaggaggaggaggcactGACCTATGACGACCTGCTCAGCTTTTCCTACCAGGTGGCCAAAGGCATGGACTTCCTGTCCTCTAAGCAC TGCATCCATCGGGACCTTGCGGCCAGGAACGTGTTGGTGTCTCAGGGTGGACTAGTAAAGATCGGAGACTTTGGACTGGCCCGGGACATCCACAACGACTCCAACTACGTAGTGAGAGGAAAT GTGCGTCTGCCAGTGAAGTGGATGGCTCCAGAGAGTATCTTCCAGGGGATGTACACCATGCAGAGCGATGTCTGGGCCTATGGTATCCTGCTGTGGGAGGTCTTCTCTCTGG GTTTGACCCCCTACCCGGGGATAAAGGTGGACAACAACTTCTATGTGATGATAGAGAGAGGTTTTAAGATGGAGCAGCCGTACTATGCCAGTGAATCTGT GTATAAGATGATGTGCAAGTGCTGGGCACTGGAGCCTCGGGGCCGCCCTCACTTTGCCAAGCTGGTGGCCTTCATGGGCGACCAACTGGCCGACATTGAGGAGAAG CTCTACTGTAACATCCTGGACAAGAgctccaatgactccttataccAGAATGCACCAGTGAATTCTGACCTCTCTGTCTTGGCCAAAGAAAAGGAGGTTCTTTTGACACAGTCACAGAACCAACACTGCAAGACCCATTCCACTGGAGAGGCCCCAACAACCAAAACAACACCCTCTGACATGGATGCCATGGAGGCTGATGATGATACACATCTGTAA
- the LOC110489664 gene encoding pancreas/duodenum homeobox protein 1-like, which produces MNREEHYYSPAQLFKNSCAYQSPHSEDYSHSPPPCLYMARQAQSVYSSPSIGGLEQASLPDIAPYSIPMREDPGVPQLHHPQAPQQTLQPGGYEYPGGLALCADRNKYHLPFPWMKTTKSHAHTWKGQWAGPYMVEAEENKRTRTAYTRAQLLELEKEFLFNKYISRPRRVELALTLSLTERHIKIWFQNRRMKWKKEEDKKRVRGVDPEQDSSITSGDLKDEAGVGVGGAGHPTTTTRPSPLNAHSMLGSTDSA; this is translated from the exons ATGAATCGAGAAGAGCACTACTATTCTCCCGCGCAGCTGTTCAAGAACTCCTGCGCCTACCAGAGTCCACACAGCGAGGACTACAGCCACAGCCCTCCGCCCTGCCTCTACATGGCCCGGCAGGCTCAGTCCGTCTACTCCTCGCCCTCCATCGGAGGGCTAGAGCAGGCGAGTCTCCCTGACATTGCTCCTTACAGTATTCCCATGCGAGAGGACCCGGGTGTGCCGCAGCTCCACCACCCCCAGGCGCCCCAGCAGACTCTCCAGCCAGGGGGTTACGAATACCCGGGGGGGTTGGCTCTGTGTGCCGATAGGAACAAATATCACCTGCCTTTCCCCTGGATGAAAACAACCAAGTCTCACGCGCACACCTGGAAGGGACAGTGGGCAG GCCCCTACATGGTGGAGGCGGAGGAGAACAAGCGGACAAGGACGGCCTACACGCGAGCACAGCTcctggagctggagaaggagTTCCTGTTCAACAAGTACATCAGCAGGCCGCGGCGTGTCGAGCTGGCCCTCACCCTCAGCCTCACAGAGAGACACATCAAGATCTGGTTCCAGAACCGACGGATGAAGTGGAAAAAGGAGGAGGACAAGAAGAGAGTGAGGGGGGTCGACCCCGAGCAGGACTCGTCCATTACATCAGGAGACTTGAAGGATGAGGCAGGGGTGGGAGTCGGGGGGGCAGGACATCCCACCACCACGACACGCCCCTCACCCTTAAACGCCCACTCCATGTTAGGTTCTACAGACTCGGCCTAG